Proteins encoded within one genomic window of uncultured Draconibacterium sp.:
- a CDS encoding cupin domain-containing protein — translation MASEKVLKSSKRWEDLGDGVARQIMGWDNQIMMVKVKFEKGAVGAEHSHFHSQTTYCVSGKFEFTMDGEKVIVEPGDGLYVEPNMLHGALCLEPGILIDVFSPVREDFL, via the coding sequence ATGGCAAGCGAAAAAGTATTAAAAAGCAGTAAACGCTGGGAAGATCTTGGTGATGGCGTGGCGCGCCAGATTATGGGCTGGGACAACCAAATAATGATGGTAAAGGTAAAATTTGAGAAAGGTGCCGTTGGTGCCGAACATTCGCATTTTCATTCACAAACCACATACTGTGTTAGTGGAAAGTTTGAATTTACCATGGACGGCGAAAAAGTAATTGTTGAACCCGGCGATGGATTGTATGTTGAGCCCAATATGTTGCACGGAGCACTCTGCCTCGAGCCCGGAATTTTGATCGATGTTTTTAGCCCTGTTCGGGAAGATTTTTTGTAA
- a CDS encoding cellulase family glycosylhydrolase produces MKIPFKLFFFALLISLFACSKNEDPVPNPDNFKAELSASPLSLNFSKDGGTETISITSNTTWNISSNASWCTSALQTSKDNANINISAEANTVEEERTATISISAEDVSTITIAVTQEAKEPEIIDPEVPDSIAADMTGMSSNAITLASQIQVGWNMVNTLEATGGETSWGNPMATNELMAAVKNAGFSAVRLPCAWDRYLENQSSYKIKESWFDRVQEVVDYCVDNDLYAILNIHWDGGWMEQNCIPESLEAVNNKLEIIWKQIAIRFRDYDEHLLFAGANEPNADEQENVDVLNVYMQTFVDAVRSTGGRNAYRNLIIQAPNTDIDKADQFMTMPTDRVEDRLLAEVHYYTPWNFCGLEEDASWGKMFYFWGEPNHVEGAGDRNANWGEEDLVESQFKKMKAKLVDNGFPVILGEFGSIYRDLSMYQEGWQEKHNESRAYFMETVARKAKNNGLVPFCWDNGLIDRNSYEIIDSLSYKSLIKGAEDGSYPF; encoded by the coding sequence ATGAAGATTCCTTTTAAGTTATTTTTCTTCGCACTCCTTATATCTCTTTTTGCATGTAGCAAAAACGAAGACCCAGTGCCCAATCCCGACAATTTCAAAGCAGAATTATCGGCAAGTCCTTTAAGTTTAAACTTTAGCAAAGATGGTGGCACCGAAACGATATCCATCACGTCGAATACCACATGGAACATCAGCAGCAACGCGTCGTGGTGTACCTCCGCATTGCAAACCAGCAAAGACAACGCTAACATTAATATCAGTGCCGAAGCCAATACCGTGGAAGAAGAAAGAACGGCCACTATTAGCATCTCTGCTGAAGATGTTTCAACAATTACAATAGCAGTAACTCAGGAAGCAAAAGAACCTGAAATTATAGATCCGGAAGTACCGGATTCAATTGCCGCCGACATGACCGGGATGAGCAGTAATGCCATTACACTGGCCTCGCAAATACAGGTTGGCTGGAACATGGTAAATACCTTAGAAGCAACCGGCGGCGAAACCTCTTGGGGAAACCCAATGGCTACAAACGAATTAATGGCTGCTGTTAAAAATGCAGGATTTAGTGCCGTTCGCCTGCCATGTGCATGGGACCGATATCTGGAAAACCAAAGCTCGTATAAAATAAAAGAATCGTGGTTCGACCGTGTACAGGAAGTAGTGGATTATTGTGTAGACAATGATCTTTATGCCATTCTCAACATCCACTGGGATGGAGGCTGGATGGAACAAAACTGCATTCCCGAGAGTCTGGAAGCAGTGAACAACAAACTGGAGATTATCTGGAAACAAATTGCCATCCGGTTCCGCGATTACGACGAACACCTTCTTTTTGCCGGAGCCAACGAACCCAATGCTGATGAGCAGGAAAATGTAGACGTACTGAATGTGTACATGCAAACCTTTGTTGATGCTGTTCGCTCAACCGGAGGCCGAAACGCTTACCGTAACCTCATCATTCAGGCACCAAATACTGATATCGATAAAGCCGACCAGTTTATGACGATGCCAACCGACAGGGTTGAAGATCGTTTATTGGCCGAGGTGCACTATTATACACCCTGGAATTTCTGCGGATTGGAAGAAGATGCAAGCTGGGGAAAAATGTTCTATTTCTGGGGAGAACCTAACCATGTTGAAGGTGCCGGCGACCGCAATGCCAATTGGGGCGAAGAAGATTTGGTGGAATCACAGTTCAAAAAAATGAAAGCCAAATTGGTAGATAACGGATTTCCTGTAATTTTGGGCGAATTTGGATCGATCTACCGCGACCTTTCGATGTATCAGGAAGGATGGCAGGAAAAACATAATGAATCACGAGCCTATTTTATGGAAACAGTTGCCCGAAAAGCTAAAAACAATGGTTTAGTGCCATTCTGTTGGGACAATGGACTTATTGACCGTAACAGTTATGAAATCATTGATTCGCTTTCATACAAAAGCCTGATAAAAGGAGCAGAAGACGGTTCGTATCCATTTTAA
- a CDS encoding TIM-barrel domain-containing protein — protein sequence MNKFFIAVLLSIFAISCSKTNWEQTGEAVIVYPKQAGNQQAQAIKITPVNDEIIKVSASPTKTFSTKESLIALPQNETIPFVVEENDDYLIISTAKTKVKVSTETGEIDFLDEHGNPILEEKENGGKWFEPIEVDGVSAYSTRQVFESSDDEALYGLGQHQADEMNYKGKNEELFQYNTKVSVPFIVSTNNYGLLWDNYSLSRFGDPRPYGQIDQFKLYNADGNEGGLTATYIDNNENDHVYTTRTESTIDYENLETIENFPEGFDFNHARIVWEGDIEPEESGIFRFLLYYAGYTKIWVNGELMADKWRTAWNPSVAKFQYDMKAGEKYHVKLDWIPDGGVSYIGLKALSPVDPDVQDDISFYSEMGNQIDYFFMKGNSLDDVISRYRTLTGKAQVMPKWAMGFWQSRERYKTQEELESTLKEFRKREIPIDNIVQDWSYWEVDKWGSQEFDKARFPNPKGMMDMVHDNHARILISVWPKFYLGTEHYNEFDEHGWMYKQAINDSIRDWIYPGYIGSFYDAYSEGARKLFWEQINEHLYSLGIDAWWLDATEPDILSNASMDYRKKLMNPTALGSSTQYFNAFALMNAKGIYEGQREENPKDRVFILTRSGFAGSQHYGTTIWSGDIGTTWEDMKAQISAGINFSMSGLPYWTMDIGGFCVQKKFERATEGSEAMKEWRELNTRWYQFGAFAPLFRVHGQYPYREIYNIAPENHPAYKSMLYYNKLRYRLMPYIYSLTGAVYHDDYTIMRGLAMDFSDDRRVLNIGDQFMFGQSLLVCPVYEYKATKRDVYFPNNGGWYNLYTGEFLAGGQKLSVEAPYERMPLFVREGSIIPVGPEIQYTDEKKGAPIDIYVYTGKDASFKMYEDEGTTYAYEGGAFSTIEFTYSESDNSMVIGTRNGEYPEMVKNREFRIIKVSHDKPVAMLGKTSDVKTVNYTGEEITVEL from the coding sequence ATGAATAAATTTTTTATAGCAGTTCTGCTAAGTATTTTCGCAATTTCCTGTTCTAAAACCAACTGGGAGCAAACAGGAGAAGCCGTAATTGTTTACCCAAAGCAAGCCGGCAATCAACAGGCGCAGGCCATTAAAATCACACCTGTAAACGACGAGATCATCAAAGTGTCGGCAAGCCCCACAAAAACATTTTCAACCAAGGAAAGTCTTATTGCACTTCCGCAAAACGAAACTATTCCTTTTGTGGTTGAGGAAAATGACGATTACCTGATCATTTCAACAGCAAAAACAAAAGTTAAAGTATCAACAGAAACCGGAGAAATCGATTTTCTGGATGAACATGGAAACCCAATTCTTGAGGAAAAGGAAAACGGTGGAAAATGGTTCGAGCCGATCGAAGTTGATGGCGTAAGTGCTTATTCAACCCGTCAGGTCTTCGAATCGTCAGACGATGAAGCTTTGTACGGACTTGGGCAACATCAAGCCGACGAAATGAACTACAAAGGGAAAAACGAAGAGCTTTTCCAGTACAACACAAAAGTGTCGGTGCCGTTTATTGTTTCAACAAACAATTACGGACTGCTCTGGGATAACTACTCGCTTTCGCGTTTTGGAGATCCTCGCCCTTACGGACAGATTGATCAGTTTAAACTTTACAATGCCGATGGTAACGAAGGCGGTTTAACAGCTACCTACATCGACAACAACGAAAACGATCACGTTTACACAACTCGCACAGAATCGACTATCGATTACGAAAATCTTGAAACCATCGAGAATTTCCCTGAAGGTTTCGATTTTAACCACGCCCGCATTGTTTGGGAAGGTGATATTGAGCCCGAAGAAAGTGGAATTTTCCGTTTCTTGTTGTACTATGCCGGTTACACCAAAATTTGGGTGAACGGCGAATTAATGGCCGACAAATGGCGTACTGCATGGAACCCATCGGTAGCTAAATTTCAGTACGATATGAAAGCCGGCGAGAAATACCATGTAAAACTCGACTGGATTCCTGACGGTGGTGTTTCGTATATCGGGCTAAAAGCTTTATCTCCGGTAGATCCGGATGTACAGGACGACATTTCGTTCTACTCGGAAATGGGCAACCAAATCGACTATTTCTTTATGAAAGGAAACAGCTTGGACGATGTGATCAGCCGCTACCGTACACTTACCGGGAAAGCCCAGGTGATGCCAAAATGGGCAATGGGTTTCTGGCAAAGTCGCGAGCGTTACAAAACACAGGAAGAACTGGAAAGCACGCTGAAAGAATTCAGAAAAAGAGAAATTCCTATCGATAATATTGTACAAGACTGGTCGTACTGGGAAGTTGACAAATGGGGAAGCCAGGAGTTCGACAAAGCACGTTTCCCGAATCCAAAAGGGATGATGGATATGGTGCACGACAACCATGCACGGATTTTGATCTCGGTTTGGCCTAAATTTTATTTGGGAACCGAGCACTACAACGAATTTGACGAACACGGCTGGATGTATAAACAAGCCATTAACGATAGTATTCGCGACTGGATTTATCCGGGTTACATTGGTTCGTTCTACGATGCTTATAGCGAAGGTGCAAGAAAACTTTTCTGGGAACAGATTAACGAGCACTTATACTCGTTAGGTATCGATGCGTGGTGGCTTGATGCTACAGAACCGGACATCCTTTCGAACGCCAGTATGGACTACCGCAAAAAATTAATGAATCCGACTGCTTTAGGATCGTCAACGCAATATTTTAATGCATTTGCACTTATGAATGCCAAAGGAATTTACGAAGGTCAGCGCGAAGAAAATCCGAAAGACCGTGTATTTATTCTTACCCGATCAGGTTTTGCCGGAAGCCAGCATTACGGCACAACAATTTGGAGTGGCGATATTGGCACCACCTGGGAAGATATGAAAGCACAGATTTCGGCAGGTATCAACTTCTCAATGTCGGGTCTCCCCTACTGGACAATGGACATTGGCGGTTTCTGTGTACAAAAGAAATTTGAGCGTGCCACCGAAGGCAGCGAAGCCATGAAAGAATGGCGCGAATTAAATACACGCTGGTACCAGTTCGGAGCATTTGCACCGCTGTTCAGAGTTCATGGTCAGTATCCTTACCGCGAGATTTACAACATTGCACCGGAAAATCACCCGGCGTACAAATCGATGTTGTATTACAACAAACTGCGCTACCGTTTAATGCCATACATTTACAGTTTAACCGGTGCGGTTTATCACGACGATTATACCATCATGCGTGGTTTAGCGATGGATTTCTCTGACGACCGCCGCGTGCTGAATATTGGTGACCAGTTTATGTTTGGCCAGTCGTTGCTGGTTTGCCCGGTATACGAATACAAAGCCACAAAACGCGATGTTTACTTCCCGAACAACGGTGGTTGGTATAATTTGTACACTGGCGAATTCCTTGCCGGTGGCCAGAAATTAAGCGTGGAAGCGCCTTACGAAAGAATGCCGTTATTCGTTCGCGAAGGTTCTATCATTCCGGTTGGACCTGAAATTCAGTACACTGATGAGAAGAAGGGGGCACCGATCGATATTTACGTGTACACCGGAAAAGATGCTTCGTTTAAAATGTACGAAGACGAAGGAACAACTTACGCATACGAAGGTGGCGCATTTAGTACTATCGAATTTACCTATTCGGAAAGTGATAATAGCATGGTTATTGGCACAAGAAACGGCGAATATCCGGAAATGGTTAAAAACCGTGAATTCCGTATCATTAAAGTTTCGCACGATAAACCGGTGGCTATGCTTGGAAAAACAAGTGATGTAAAAACTGTAAACTACACAGGAGAAGAAATTACCGTTGAGCTATAA
- a CDS encoding two-component regulator propeller domain-containing protein yields the protein MKFLLHKILLFLFVVALLFMPALSSQAVSIPGNEPYKFMHININDGLSNNEIKAILKDQQGFMWFGTAQGLNRYDGSGFKTFLHDINDSTSLPFNGIEYLFEDFDGRLWIRSYSEFSIYDPVLERFSSPGENYRGTSIPIAGLQSFFIDSKNNTWLVNSNYGLYKFNPANQTVDSIQFISKANRPDYDNSLSDIAEDGNNMLWVVSKAGELLQINPQTKQTEQTFSLGDEVMTEFNTFQLFIDSDNDIWIYSPGLPHGVFFLDHQTQKISKYTQSSPTFKLSTNMVSSVLEDDNGAIWIGTDHGGINILDKREKTITVLQNNSQNPLAIAQNSITYLYRDNEDIIWAGTYKKGISYYHKNLIHFNHYQYSAEVANSLPYNDVNCFVEDNRSNLWIGTNGGGLIYFNRSKNTFKSYLHDTDDPNSISANVIVALHIDNKGTLWAGTYQGGLNRFNGSTFKHYRHNPDNPNSLSDNRVWSIFEDSKQNLWIGTLNGGLNLFDRTNEQFIHYTSSDINSVGANFIMSIIEDSEQNLWLGTSDGLDVLNLNTKRFSHYSPDPSTPGQLSDNNANDIHEDVRGLIWVATTQGLNVLNKTQGTFKVLTEADGLSNSNIKTIQEDENGNLWIATLKGISKITVKNYSHQLPINKLEVNIENFGLQDGLQGNEFNQKAAYRTRSGELIFGGANGFNLFKPEDIVVQTPNEKIVLTNFKVFNQNIKVNEPFRKRIILDKSITYSNQVSLKHKENVFSVEFAALSYFHPEKNIFQYQLSGFNEEWLEVNHGMHELTFTNLNSGEYQLRIRVSNDNSTWREMNPPLSINILPPFWKTSYAYILYILVIAGLLFITWKILSERQRLKFEAEQEHREAERIHQVDTLKTKFFTNISHEFRTPLSLIIAPIDKLIEHSKNDDDKKHLVLIQRNARRLMAMVNQLLDFRKMELQKIKVNKDWGEMIGFIQEISASFEDLMESKNIMFRFSSSQKNLYTYFDKDKTDKIFTNLLTNACKFTNSGGKISLDINLNSSAEKPVLAVKVSDTGIGIAPGQQMQIFNRFYQTDNSGTEINQGSGIGLSMVKEYVTLLGGDVNVDSRLNEGSTFTVEIPVELFTDEEIAANKELETAERKTYKQPTSTTIDKVPAFDHKKKTLAIVEDSSDLRFYLKENFKGQYNIMEAENGAEAWANFEKQLPDIVISDVMMPEMNGVELCAKIKSNRKTKHIPVILLTAKTDTAPVVEGYESGADAYLTKPFDFKVLESRIENLLRSREQLRVSYQSMTGLSPEKIKVDSEDEKFIKKALKIVEDNIAEASFTVEDFGAEMGMSRVSLYKKLLALTDRTPIEFIRVIRLKRAAHLLETSQLSVSEVAYRVGFNNPRYFSKYFSKEYEMLPSEYIEKNRKTTNDLSDDVKDKFS from the coding sequence ATGAAGTTTTTGCTACATAAAATCTTACTGTTTTTATTTGTTGTTGCACTATTGTTTATGCCTGCACTAAGTTCGCAGGCTGTTTCCATTCCGGGAAATGAACCCTACAAATTTATGCACATCAACATAAACGACGGGCTCTCGAACAACGAAATAAAAGCCATACTAAAAGATCAACAAGGATTTATGTGGTTCGGAACGGCACAGGGGTTAAACCGCTACGATGGATCCGGGTTCAAAACATTTCTGCACGACATTAACGACAGCACCTCGCTACCATTTAACGGAATTGAGTATTTGTTTGAGGACTTCGACGGCCGTTTATGGATACGCTCCTATTCCGAATTTTCGATTTACGATCCGGTGCTCGAACGCTTTTCTTCGCCCGGTGAGAACTACCGGGGCACCAGCATTCCTATTGCCGGTTTGCAATCGTTTTTTATCGACAGTAAAAACAACACCTGGCTGGTAAATTCCAACTACGGTTTGTACAAATTTAATCCGGCAAACCAAACAGTTGATTCTATTCAGTTTATATCAAAAGCAAACCGGCCAGATTACGACAACTCACTGAGTGACATTGCAGAAGATGGGAACAACATGCTTTGGGTGGTATCAAAAGCAGGCGAGCTCTTGCAAATCAATCCGCAAACCAAACAAACCGAACAGACTTTTTCGCTGGGTGATGAGGTCATGACTGAATTCAACACTTTCCAGTTATTTATCGATTCCGACAACGACATTTGGATTTATTCGCCCGGCTTGCCACATGGCGTGTTCTTTCTTGATCATCAAACCCAAAAAATAAGTAAATACACGCAATCGTCACCCACTTTTAAACTTTCTACCAATATGGTTTCGTCAGTTTTGGAAGACGATAACGGAGCTATTTGGATAGGAACTGACCACGGTGGAATAAACATTCTTGACAAACGGGAAAAAACCATCACGGTTTTGCAAAACAACAGTCAGAATCCACTTGCTATTGCACAAAACAGTATTACTTATCTGTATCGCGACAATGAAGATATTATTTGGGCCGGAACCTATAAAAAAGGTATTAGCTATTACCACAAAAACCTTATTCATTTTAATCACTACCAGTACTCGGCCGAGGTAGCAAACAGCCTGCCCTATAACGATGTAAACTGCTTTGTTGAGGATAACCGCAGCAATCTTTGGATTGGTACAAACGGTGGCGGATTGATTTATTTTAACCGCAGCAAAAACACCTTTAAAAGTTACCTTCATGATACCGATGATCCGAACTCCATCAGTGCAAACGTAATTGTTGCGCTGCACATCGACAACAAAGGAACACTTTGGGCCGGAACATACCAGGGCGGATTAAACCGTTTTAACGGATCAACATTTAAACATTACCGGCACAATCCGGATAATCCCAATTCCTTGTCAGATAATCGTGTTTGGTCGATTTTTGAAGACTCGAAACAAAACTTGTGGATCGGAACATTGAATGGAGGATTGAATCTTTTCGACCGTACAAACGAACAATTTATACATTACACATCAAGCGATATTAATTCCGTAGGCGCCAATTTTATCATGTCGATAATCGAGGACAGCGAGCAAAACCTTTGGCTTGGGACTTCGGATGGGCTTGATGTTTTAAACCTGAATACCAAACGTTTTTCGCATTACAGTCCCGATCCTAGCACACCCGGACAGTTAAGCGACAACAATGCAAACGACATCCACGAAGATGTACGTGGGTTGATTTGGGTGGCAACTACGCAAGGTTTAAATGTTTTAAATAAAACACAGGGCACTTTTAAAGTTTTAACCGAAGCCGACGGGCTGTCCAATTCCAATATAAAAACCATTCAGGAAGACGAAAACGGAAATCTTTGGATAGCCACATTAAAAGGAATTTCGAAAATTACAGTAAAAAACTATTCGCACCAACTGCCTATTAACAAACTGGAAGTGAACATTGAAAATTTTGGGTTGCAGGATGGATTGCAGGGAAACGAATTTAATCAAAAGGCTGCCTACCGAACACGCTCCGGGGAATTGATTTTTGGTGGAGCCAACGGGTTCAATCTATTTAAGCCCGAAGACATTGTAGTTCAAACGCCAAACGAAAAAATAGTGCTCACCAACTTTAAGGTGTTCAATCAAAATATTAAAGTTAACGAGCCATTCCGAAAAAGGATTATTCTGGATAAATCAATCACCTATAGTAACCAGGTTTCGCTGAAACACAAAGAAAATGTGTTCTCGGTAGAATTTGCAGCACTTAGTTATTTTCATCCCGAGAAAAACATTTTTCAGTACCAATTAAGTGGGTTTAATGAAGAATGGCTTGAAGTAAACCACGGAATGCATGAGCTTACATTTACCAACCTCAATTCCGGCGAATACCAACTGCGCATCAGGGTAAGTAACGATAATTCAACCTGGCGCGAAATGAATCCGCCTTTAAGCATCAATATCCTTCCGCCGTTTTGGAAAACCAGCTACGCTTACATACTTTATATTCTGGTTATTGCCGGCTTGTTATTTATTACCTGGAAGATTTTGTCCGAACGTCAGCGCCTGAAATTTGAAGCCGAACAGGAGCACCGCGAGGCCGAACGTATTCACCAGGTTGACACATTGAAAACCAAATTCTTCACCAATATTAGTCACGAATTTCGCACGCCATTGTCGTTGATAATTGCGCCCATCGATAAATTAATTGAACACAGTAAAAACGACGACGATAAGAAGCACCTTGTTCTTATTCAGCGAAACGCGCGGCGGCTAATGGCAATGGTTAACCAGTTGCTCGATTTCAGGAAAATGGAGCTTCAAAAGATTAAAGTGAATAAAGACTGGGGCGAAATGATCGGTTTTATTCAAGAGATTTCGGCATCGTTTGAAGACCTGATGGAAAGTAAAAATATAATGTTCCGGTTTTCAAGCAGCCAGAAAAACCTCTACACTTATTTTGACAAAGACAAAACCGACAAAATATTTACCAACCTGCTAACCAATGCCTGCAAATTCACCAACAGCGGCGGAAAAATCAGCCTGGATATCAACCTGAATTCATCGGCCGAAAAGCCTGTTTTAGCAGTAAAAGTTTCTGATACTGGAATTGGTATTGCACCCGGGCAGCAAATGCAAATTTTTAACCGCTTTTACCAAACCGATAATTCAGGAACCGAAATTAACCAGGGCTCAGGAATTGGTTTGTCGATGGTAAAAGAATACGTTACGTTGTTGGGGGGCGATGTGAATGTGGATAGCCGGTTGAACGAAGGAAGTACATTCACCGTGGAAATTCCTGTAGAGTTATTTACCGATGAAGAAATAGCAGCTAACAAGGAACTTGAAACGGCAGAACGCAAAACCTACAAACAGCCAACGTCAACAACAATTGATAAAGTTCCGGCTTTCGACCACAAGAAAAAAACACTGGCAATTGTGGAAGACAGTTCCGACTTACGTTTTTATTTAAAGGAAAACTTTAAAGGCCAATACAATATTATGGAGGCCGAAAACGGAGCAGAAGCCTGGGCGAACTTTGAAAAACAGTTGCCCGACATTGTAATCAGCGATGTGATGATGCCGGAGATGAACGGCGTTGAATTGTGCGCAAAAATTAAATCGAACCGGAAAACCAAACATATTCCGGTTATCTTGCTTACTGCAAAAACGGATACTGCCCCGGTTGTTGAAGGTTACGAATCGGGGGCGGATGCCTACCTTACCAAACCTTTTGATTTTAAAGTGCTGGAATCGCGTATTGAAAACTTGTTGCGCTCGCGCGAACAATTGCGTGTTTCGTACCAGTCAATGACAGGTTTGAGTCCAGAAAAAATAAAGGTTGACTCGGAAGATGAGAAGTTTATTAAAAAGGCCTTAAAAATTGTGGAAGACAATATCGCAGAAGCGTCGTTTACCGTTGAAGATTTTGGTGCCGAAATGGGTATGAGCCGAGTAAGTCTTTACAAAAAGCTGTTAGCTTTAACAGATCGGACACCCATCGAATTCATCCGCGTTATTCGTTTAAAACGAGCTGCTCACCTGCTTGAAACAAGTCAGCTTTCGGTATCGGAAGTGGCCTATCGTGTTGGCTTTAATAATCCTCGGTATTTCTCGAAATATTTCTCGAAAGAATACGAAATGCTGCCATCGGAATACATCGAAAAAAACCGAAAGACTACTAACGATCTTTCAGATGATGTAAAAGACAAATTTTCATAG